The following proteins are encoded in a genomic region of Cryptococcus neoformans var. neoformans JEC21 chromosome 2 sequence:
- a CDS encoding ATP(GTP)-binding protein Fet5, putative encodes MRYAVLVTGPAGAGKSTFCASLITHAQTIGRSVHLVNLDPAADKFEYEPTIDIRDLINLEDVMEELEFGPNGGLIYCFEYLLNNLDWLEDELGAYEDDYLIIDCPGQIELYTHVPLLPRLATFLSTSLNFRTSAVYLIDSQFMQDKSKFFAGVMSAMSCMLSLGISMLCLMSKMDLVKDKKGRTKREVGRYLDPDPNLLLEDINQGTNSKFNQLNRAVVSLIEDQNIVSFLPLDVTSEDSVNTVLSHIDNMMQYGEDEEPKVPKDMDDGDFD; translated from the exons ATGCGGTACGCGGTGCTCGTAACAGGCCCAGCAGGTGCCGGAAAGTCTACTTTCTGTGCCTCTCTAATTACACACGCTCAAACGATTGGTCGGTCCGTTCATCTGGTCAATCTTGATCCTGCTGCCGACAAGTTCGAATACGAGCCGACTATCGATATAAGGGATCTTATCAATTTGGAAGATGTTatggaggagctggagTTTGGACCAAACGGTGGTTTGATATATTGTTTCGA ATATCTTCTCAATAATCTTGATTGGCTAGAAGATGAATTAGGCGCATATGAGGACGACTATCTTATAATAGATTGCCCTGGACAAATCGAACTATACACCCatgtccctcttcttccccgcCTCGCCACATTCCTTTCTACTTCTCTCAACTTCAGAACATCAGCAGTCTACTTGATAGACTCGCAGTTCATGCAGGACAAGAGCAAATTTTTTGCAGGTGTAATGAGTGCCATGAGCTGTATGCTCTCCTTGGGAATTAGCATGTTGTGTTTGATGAGCAAGATGGACTTGGTAAAGGATAAGAAGGGCCGAACGAAGAGAGAAGTTGGAAG ATATCTTGACCCAGACCCCAATCTGCTACTTGAGGATATCAATCAGGGCACCAACTCGAAGTTCAACCAGCTTAACCGAGCCGTCGTCTCACTGATAGAAGATCAGAACATTGTGTCTTTCTTACCGCTGGACGTTACATCAGAAGACTCTGTAAATACTGTTCTCAGTCATATCGACAACATGATGCAGTAtggcgaggatgaggagccCAAGGTCCCCAAGGAcatggatgatg GTGATTTTGACTAG
- a CDS encoding expressed protein codes for MTSSGLTNRRPSFPSQSSGNVVASIDSPPDRTSVFIKHGKYILVGAGGSWWVDLPTVLSRVLHKENGWIKRMMLAGLGLHVATIFIFLYLVLFIPWLRGYIPNYTKWQESARLRIIVPLLTMTILGSWTCLVISLSQAGKTTMFESVMDAVKGVGNASLGQMEGRDGMGVFSSMVGATSLFMFTLGILGMIPAPSHVLRKQD; via the exons ATGACTAGTTCTGGCCTCACAAATCGTCGgccatcctttccatcccagTCCAGCGGCAACGTCGTTGCCTCCATCGACTCCCCTCCAGACAGGACATCCGTATTTATCAAACACGGCAAGTATATCCTAGTCGGCGCCGGGGGTTCTTGGTGGGTCGACCTGCCGACTGTGCTGTCTAGGGTGTTGCACAAAGAGAATGGTTGGATCAA GAGGATGATGCTGGCAGGCCTGGGATTGCATGTCGCCACGATA TTTATTTTCCTTTACTTGGTTCTATTCATTCCCTGGCTTCGTGGGTATATCCCAAAT TATACTAAATGGCAAGAATCTGCCAGACTACGGATTATTGTACCCCTTTTAACCATGACGATCCTTGGCAGCTGGACATGCCTCGTTatttctctttcccagGCAGGGAAGACGACAATGTTCGAGTCCGTTATGGATGCTGTGAAGGGAGTCGGAAATGCTAGCCTGGGGCAGATGGAGGGGAGGGACGGCATGGGAGTGTTCAGTTCGATGGTCGGAG CAACCTCGCTGTTCATGTTCACCCTGGGTATACTTGGAATGATACCAGCCCCTTCGCACGTTCTGAGGAAGCAGGATTAG
- a CDS encoding oxidoreductase, putative has translation MSLGRTLKLNNGVVAPQIGFGTWQAAPGEVEKAVEEAIKVGYRHIDCALIYQNQDEVAQGIKASGVPRKDLFLVSKLWNNSHRPEKVEADLDTSLKQLGTDYLDVYLIHWPVPFAPGDNLFPKTEDGKVAIDWDGPSVVDTWKELIRISKETKKVKAIGVSNFNVELLEKLIKETGVVPTMNQIECHPSLIQPELFKYCKEKNIVITAYSPLGNNTTGKPRIIDQPQIIDIAKKLNKEPAQVLINWAAHQGFAVIPKSVTPSRIKSNFEDFKLNDDVFEEINKVGKANAARANIPAEYNPSWPINVFGEKSEEQYKKVW, from the exons ATGTCTCTCGGTCGAACTCTCAAGCT TAACAACGGCGTTGTCGCCCCTCAGATCGGTTTCGGCACCTGGCAGGCTGCCCCCGgtgaggttgagaaggc CGTCGAGGAGGCCATCAAGGTCGGCTACCGACACATTGACTGTGCTTTA ATTTACC AAAACCAGGACGAG GTTGCCCAAGGTATCAAGGCCTCCGGCGTTCCACGAAAAgacctcttccttgtcTCCAAGCTCTGGAACAACTCTCACCGACccgagaaggttgaggcCGATCTTGACACCAGCCTCAAGCAACTCGGTACCGATTACCTCGATGTTTATCTTATCCACTGGCCCGTTCCTTTTGCTCCTGGAGacaacctcttccccaagactgaagatggaaaggttgCCATTGACTGGGATGGACCTAGCGTAGTCGACACTTGGAAGGAGTTGATCAGAATCTCTAAGGAGACCAAGAAGGTCAAGGCCATCGGTGTTTCCAACTTTAACGTTGAGCTTTTGGAGAAGCTCATCAAGGAGACTGGTGTTGTTCCTACCATGAACCAGATTGAGTGTCACCCCAGCTTGATCCAGCCCGAGCTCTTCAAATATT gcaaggagaagaacatTGTTATCACCGCCTACTCTCCTCTTGGTAACAACACCACTGGAAAACCTCGAATCATTGACCAGCCCCAAATTATTGACATTGCCAAGAAGCTTAATAAGGAGCCTGCGCAGGTCTTGATCAACTGGGCGGCCCACCAAGGCTTTGCGGTTATCCCCAAGTCTGTTACTCCATCTCGAATCAAG TCCAACTTTGAGGACTTTAAGCTCAACGATGACGTCTTCGAGGAAATCAACAAGGTCGGCAAGGCCAATGCTGCCAGGGCCAACATTCCTGCCGAGTACAACCCCAG CTGGCCCATTAACGTATTCGGGGAGAAGTCTGAGGAGCAATACAAGAAGGTCTGGTAA
- a CDS encoding nam9 protein, mitochondrial precursor, putative, which yields MPYRPYTTRNVFNHKRAIPRMSWSPENLFNIWQRSSPESPIRREHDFTRTNATPFQLRWIAKRLLRGYHGDHIGYTKFARWYMPEKLPAIHEGGKNDVGEMGKWIEGRERAGGRTRDEKKAKSKAKDSRAPVGTMLFADIERRLDVLIFRSCFAQNVWEARRYVVQGHVKLNGQVMRNPNIMLNPGDVFTVNPSQIVMLQAPKSKFQPPAEEEVEGEASEEKPSEPTGPAASSYFKLPDYASPHLFVPAYLLPSYLTCSAVYVRHPTARPNYSEIPSPYDAGGELMSLGWEWFKRSAPRMRNKTKKWPNPFGGFGKQ from the exons ATGCCGTACAGGCCGTACACTACAAGAAATGTTTTTAACCACAAAAGGGCTATCCCCCGTATG AGCTGGTCTCCAGAGaatctcttcaacatctGGCAACGTTCTTCTCCTGAGTCTCCTATACGCCGAGAACACGACTTTACCCGTACCAACGCAACTCCCTTCCAGCTTCGATGGATCGCCAAGCGTCTCTTGCGAGGATACCACGGTGACCACATAGGTTACACCAAGTTTGCGAGATGGTACATGCCTGAAAAGCTCCCCGCTATTCACGAAGGCGGCAAGAACGATGTGGGAGAAATGGGCAAATGGATTGAAGGTCGGGAAAGGGCTGGAGGAAGGACACgtgatgagaagaaggcgaagagcAAAGCGAAGGACAGCAGGGCGCCGGTTGGGACTATGCTTTTTGCAGATATCGAGAGGAGATTGGATGTGTTGATCTTTAGATCTTGTTTCGCTCAAAACGTGTGGGAAGCGAGGAGATATGTGGTTCAGGGACATGTCAAGCTGAACGGCCAGGTG ATGCGAAACCCGAACATCATGCTCAACCCTGGAGATGTCTTCACGGTCAACCCCTCACAGATTGTTATGCTCCAAGCGCCTAAATCAAAATTCCAACCACcagcagaggaggaagtcgAGGGTGAGGCTTCCGAAGAGAAGCCTTCAGAACCCACCGGTCCCGCCGCTTCATCCTACTTTAAACTCCCAGACTACGCTTCTCCTCACCTTTTCGTCCCGGCGTACCTTCTCCCGTCCTACCTCACCTGTTCAGCAGTCTATGTCCGACATCCTACTGCCCGTCCGAATTATTCCGAAATCCCATCACCATACGATGCTGGAGGCGAGTTGATGAGTCTCGGTTGGGAGTGGTTTAAGAGGTCTGCaccaaggatgaggaatAAGACAAAGAAGTGGCCAAACCCCTTCGGTGGTTTCGGCAAGCAGTAG
- a CDS encoding integral to membrane protein, putative: MSSQTKDTPPGLARQNSSFSNLMTLNLDRYGEDWAGALTLLDVIETFFDSRLDLFNRRLRAQSNRLKSRAAEMLPKQLRTPKGGGILLLDDEDEDESKETGKNKSRSEKYKNDVEREVERIKIKLAAKVTHLSGTWKSEQVVRTKDKVSFLFGVLALAFTCLLYGMAPEWFPVAYTVQAAFYMPIRIYTYHRKAWHYFLFDLCYFVNALDLLWIWVFPSSTFLFICCYLLTLGPLASAIITWRNSLVFHSLDKVTSIFIHIYPPIVLTVIRHVIPNAEEKYSGLKHVGEYKWYTMILLSSVPYILWQAAYYKFISVDRKSKIESGERQNSFHYMLNDKRGPIGKALQGIRPEHRELWFIFGQLIYSIIFMIPPSTFLIHSPTSSSIFLIIIFTVSAWNGATFYVEVFGRKFERELEKLRKEMEVVSATMTPSTSGTGTSPAVEDAAASSPLSSAEQLNDEEDDLNDSPLVLPDAGKIEASKEAQVPDLNLGKAVEEVDSELEGQATIRQRKNV; this comes from the exons ATGTCAAGTCAAACGAAAGATACACCTCCAGGCCTAGCAAGGCAGaactcttcattctcaaaTCTCATGACTCTCAATCTCGATCGCTATGGCGAGGACTGGGCGGGCGCACTTACCCTTCTCG ATGTGATCGAAACTTTTTTCGATTCAAGGCTAGATCTTTTCAATCGGAGACTCAGAGCCCAATCTAATAGGCTGAAATCTCGGGCAGCAGAGATGTTGCCCAAGCAGCTACGTACGCCAAAGGGAGGTGGTATACTCTTGTTggatgacgaagacgaagatgagagcAAAGAAACTGGAAAGAATAAAAGTAGAAGCGAGAAGTACAAGAATGATGTGGAGAGAGAAGTGGAAAggatcaagatcaag TTAGCCGCTAAGGTCACTCATCTGTCAGGGACATGGAAATCAGAGCAAGTGGTACGAACTAAGGACAAAGTTT CTTTCCTTTTCGGTGTGCTCGCTCTTGCCTTTACATGTTTACTGTATGGAATGGCTCCTGAGTGGTTCCCGGTTGCCTATACTGTCCAAGCCGCTTTCTACATGCCCATTCGAATCTATACCTATCACCGTAAAGCGTGGCATTATTTCTTGTTTG ACTTATGCTACTTTGTAAACGCCCTTGACCTCCTGTGGATCTGGGTTTTCCCCTCTTCtacttttcttttcatctgcTGCTACCTCTTGACTCTCG GACCTCTGGCTAGCGCCATCATCACATGGCGAAACTCACTCGTTTTCCACTCGCTCGACAAGGTCACTTCTATCTTCATCCATATCTATCCCCCTATTGTACTCACAGTCATTCGACATGTGATACCCAATGCCGAGGAGAAGTACTCTGGATTGAAGCATGTGGGAGAGTACAAGTGGTACACTAtgatcttgttgagcaGTGTGCCTT ACATTTTGTGGCAGGCCGCTTATTACAAGTTTATCTCCGTTGATCGAAAGTCCAAGATTGAATCAGGAGAAAGACAGAATAGCTTCCACTA CATGCTCAACGACAAACGTGGTCCCATCGGCAAAGCCCTGCAAGGCATCCGTCCTGAACATCGCGAATTATGGTTCATCTTCGGTCAACTCATCTATtctatcatcttcatgaTCCCGCCATCAACCTTCCTTATCCACTCTCCCACTTCATCAAgcatctttctcatcattaTCTTTACCGTCTCTGCTTGGAACGGAGCCACTTTCTACGTAGAGGTCTTTGGAAGGAAGTTTGAAAGGGAATTAGAGAAgctgaggaaggagatggaagttGTCAGTGCGACGATGACGCCCTCTACCAGTGGGACTGGCACATCACCAGCTGTTGAAGATGCTgctgcctcttctcctctatCCTCTGCAGAGCAACTcaatgacgaggaggatgatctGAACGACAGTCCTCTGGTTTTGCCTGATGCAGGAAAGATAGAAGCCTCGAAAGAGGCGCAAGTACCTGATTTAAATCTGGGGAAAGCGGTTGAGGAAGTCGATAGTGAGCTCGAGGGTCAGGCAACAATCAGACAAAGGAAGAACGTCTAG